From Pseudonocardia autotrophica, one genomic window encodes:
- a CDS encoding ATP-grasp domain-containing protein produces the protein MPQADPVSRNPDKGYVALLGWSLNAVEALARFDRRYVVVAPDWAEEYCQEHDIPYVPWNFERLNDRSMEIAETLQEMQVDVAIPLFEETVEWAGAINSVLLDNPRLFGQAMLLRDKALMKRRAQLGGIRVGIFEEAHDRDDVIRFLKRVNQTLLKLDGDPNDPIHLKAFDKAGCLGHRVIRTPDEVDTIPDEEFPVLMESHLDGWEFAVEAWVHKGKIKFLNISEYVTLGYSVFVPATPELERYRPAITAQIEKLIKTFDIEFGFVHPEYFVTSDGEMYFGEVAYRPPGFKVFELLERAYGFNAYQALVLAFDPKTTEEEIDAFFPKEVEDASGVAGCFGVYPRRRVVSELQIPEETEDDDYYESHDLSSPLEETVTKRTAFGTHWGLLYFFGEDPYRMRDLLKKQEELDFYV, from the coding sequence ATGCCTCAGGCCGATCCGGTCAGCAGGAATCCAGATAAGGGCTATGTGGCGCTCCTCGGCTGGAGTCTGAACGCGGTCGAGGCGCTGGCCCGGTTCGACCGGCGATACGTCGTCGTGGCCCCGGACTGGGCCGAGGAGTACTGCCAGGAGCACGACATCCCGTACGTGCCCTGGAACTTCGAGCGGCTCAACGACCGCTCGATGGAGATCGCCGAGACCTTGCAGGAAATGCAGGTCGACGTCGCGATCCCATTGTTCGAGGAGACCGTGGAATGGGCCGGCGCCATCAATTCGGTGCTGCTCGACAATCCGCGCCTGTTCGGTCAGGCGATGCTGCTCCGGGACAAGGCGCTGATGAAGCGCCGGGCCCAGCTCGGCGGCATCCGGGTGGGGATCTTCGAGGAGGCCCACGACCGGGACGACGTGATCCGCTTCCTCAAGCGGGTCAACCAGACGCTGCTCAAGCTCGACGGTGACCCGAACGACCCCATCCACCTCAAGGCGTTCGACAAGGCCGGCTGCCTCGGGCACCGGGTGATCCGTACCCCGGACGAGGTCGACACCATCCCGGACGAGGAGTTCCCGGTCCTGATGGAGTCGCACCTCGACGGCTGGGAGTTCGCGGTCGAGGCGTGGGTGCACAAGGGCAAGATCAAGTTCCTGAACATCTCGGAGTACGTGACGCTCGGCTACTCGGTGTTCGTCCCCGCGACCCCCGAGCTGGAGCGGTACCGGCCGGCGATCACCGCCCAGATCGAGAAGCTGATCAAGACCTTCGACATCGAGTTCGGGTTCGTGCACCCGGAGTACTTCGTCACCTCCGACGGTGAGATGTACTTCGGCGAGGTCGCGTACCGGCCGCCCGGCTTCAAGGTTTTCGAGCTGCTCGAGCGGGCATACGGGTTCAACGCGTACCAGGCCCTCGTGCTGGCCTTCGACCCGAAGACCACCGAGGAGGAGATCGACGCCTTCTTCCCGAAGGAGGTCGAGGACGCCTCGGGTGTCGCCGGCTGCTTCGGCGTCTACCCGCGCCGGCGGGTCGTCAGCGAACTGCAGATCCCGGAGGAGACGGAGGACGACGACTACTACGAGTCGCACGACCTGTCGTCCCCGCTGGAGGAGACCGTCACCAAGCGGACCGCCTTCGGCACGCACTGGGGTCTGCTGTACTTCTTCGGCGAGGACCCGTACCGCATGCGTGATCTGTTGAAGAAGCAGGAAGAACTCGACTTCTACGTCTGA
- a CDS encoding phosphotransferase: MPTPPRLTSRQQALLDTWFPGARLVRDHSWGLIGTTVLQLRHAGRDIAVKAGDDTDTHIARELRAHHEWTGPLHGSAAELLHADDDARLLATRWLPGELVQGHPGEWEPDTYRQAGALLARLHGQPGTVDDGYEAGMRERALRHLDLPHRIAPETEERLRAEIATWPDEPATLVPTHGDWQPRNWLVHDGTITVIDFGRAALRPAHTDLCRLAVQQFRVRPDLERAFLDGYGDDPRSAPAWRREQLREAIGTAAWAYRVGDERFERQGHRMVAEALDPPVSPR; encoded by the coding sequence ATGCCCACGCCACCCCGGCTCACCTCCCGGCAGCAGGCGCTGCTCGACACCTGGTTCCCGGGCGCCCGGCTCGTCCGCGACCACAGCTGGGGCCTGATCGGCACCACCGTGCTGCAGCTGCGGCACGCCGGGCGCGACATCGCGGTGAAGGCAGGCGACGACACCGACACGCACATCGCGCGGGAGCTGCGCGCCCATCACGAGTGGACCGGGCCGCTGCACGGGTCCGCCGCCGAGCTCCTGCACGCCGACGACGACGCGCGGCTGCTCGCCACCCGCTGGTTGCCCGGCGAGCTGGTCCAGGGGCACCCCGGCGAGTGGGAGCCCGACACGTACCGGCAGGCGGGGGCGCTGCTGGCCCGGCTGCACGGGCAGCCCGGGACCGTCGACGACGGCTACGAGGCCGGCATGCGGGAGCGCGCGCTCCGGCACCTGGATCTCCCGCACCGCATCGCCCCGGAGACCGAGGAACGGCTGCGCGCCGAGATCGCGACCTGGCCGGACGAGCCGGCCACTCTCGTCCCGACCCACGGCGACTGGCAGCCGCGCAACTGGCTGGTGCACGACGGCACGATCACCGTGATCGACTTCGGGCGGGCCGCGCTGCGCCCGGCGCACACCGACCTGTGCCGGCTCGCCGTGCAGCAGTTCCGCGTCCGGCCGGACCTGGAGCGGGCGTTCCTCGACGGCTACGGCGACGACCCGCGCAGCGCGCCCGCCTGGCGGCGGGAGCAGCTGCGCGAGGCCATCGGGACCGCGGCGTGGGCGTACCGGGTCGGCGACGAGCGGTTCGAGCGCCAGGGGCACCGGATGGTGGCCGAGGCGCTCGATCCGCCGGTCAGCCCTCGGTAG
- a CDS encoding MFS transporter: protein MPLLLYVLACAVFVQAMSEFMLAGLVSQISADLAVSIPAAGGLTSAFAAGMVIGAPVMAVAVRRLPSRSSLLVFLTVFVAVHVVGALTSVFAVLAVTRVLAAFANAGFLAVALTVAVRIAPAGRAARATTTLLAGTTLALVAGVPAGAVLGQAFGWRATFWVVAALGVLGLLGLLLGMPTDGAGNRSSGVPFRRELSVLGRSAVVRTLLAAALVNGGTFAVYVYLDPLLTGPGKLPVAIVPVGLAVFGIGSFAGVALAGRYADTRARLLLGAGAGVLGVGWVGLGVLLGAGWPVLALVGLQAALGFAVGATAIARSLVLVAEAGTLGGAATTAALNVGATVGPLFGGWALAGSGTGPVWVAAALVAVALLPILLPGGVAARSGTSDRAPLHGAPVDRAPVDRARADRSPADGVPADRARADGAPADGAPGIRGPATDCVPRAEASGSDDPGLR, encoded by the coding sequence GTGCCCCTCCTGTTGTACGTCCTTGCCTGTGCCGTGTTCGTCCAGGCGATGTCGGAGTTCATGCTGGCCGGTCTGGTCTCCCAGATCTCGGCCGATCTCGCCGTCTCGATCCCGGCCGCCGGCGGTCTGACCTCGGCGTTCGCCGCCGGGATGGTGATCGGCGCACCGGTGATGGCGGTGGCCGTCCGCCGGCTGCCGTCGCGCAGCTCGCTGCTCGTGTTCCTCACGGTGTTCGTCGCCGTCCACGTCGTGGGGGCGCTGACCTCGGTGTTCGCGGTCCTCGCCGTGACCCGGGTGCTGGCGGCCTTCGCGAACGCGGGATTCCTCGCGGTCGCGCTCACCGTCGCGGTGCGGATCGCACCGGCCGGCCGGGCCGCACGGGCGACGACGACCCTGCTGGCCGGGACGACCCTCGCCCTGGTGGCCGGCGTTCCCGCCGGCGCCGTGCTGGGCCAGGCATTCGGGTGGCGGGCGACGTTCTGGGTGGTCGCGGCGCTCGGCGTGCTGGGCCTGCTCGGGCTGCTGCTCGGCATGCCTACCGACGGGGCCGGGAACCGGTCGTCCGGCGTGCCGTTCCGGCGGGAGCTGTCGGTGCTGGGCCGGTCGGCCGTCGTCCGGACGTTGCTGGCGGCCGCCCTGGTGAACGGCGGGACGTTCGCCGTGTACGTCTATCTGGACCCGCTGCTGACCGGGCCGGGGAAGCTGCCGGTGGCGATAGTGCCGGTGGGTCTCGCGGTGTTCGGGATCGGCTCGTTCGCGGGCGTCGCGCTGGCCGGCCGGTACGCCGACACCCGGGCCCGGCTGCTGCTCGGAGCCGGTGCCGGCGTGCTGGGCGTGGGCTGGGTGGGGCTCGGTGTGCTGCTCGGGGCGGGATGGCCGGTGCTCGCACTCGTCGGGTTGCAGGCGGCCCTCGGCTTCGCGGTCGGGGCGACCGCGATCGCGCGTTCGCTCGTGCTCGTCGCGGAGGCCGGGACGCTCGGTGGCGCGGCCACGACGGCGGCACTCAACGTCGGTGCGACGGTGGGGCCGCTGTTCGGTGGCTGGGCCCTGGCGGGATCGGGCACCGGGCCGGTGTGGGTGGCGGCGGCGCTGGTCGCCGTCGCGTTGCTGCCGATCCTGCTCCCGGGTGGTGTGGCGGCCCGGTCTGGAACGAGCGACCGCGCGCCCCTCCATGGTGCGCCCGTCGACAGAGCACCTGTCGACCGTGCGCGCGCTGACCGTTCGCCCGCGGATGGTGTGCCAGCGGACCGTGCACGCGCTGATGGTGCGCCCGCCGACGGTGCGCCCGGCATTCGTGGGCCGGCGACGGACTGCGTACCGCGTGCCGAGGCGTCCGGATCGGACGATCCGGGCCTGCGATGA
- a CDS encoding DUF6518 family protein — protein sequence MSETGVRRGVPATARSVAVRGVVVALASALIGAATFFAQGLLPAAVVSFANSASGWTLVTVVLLLLARLRPGVSALLGGVSFVLLTCGYAAAAGLTGLYYNPLLFGVVGVVAGPFVGLATAWLRSTAPGRVAPATALLAGIGLGEAVYGLTVVAETTSPVYWILIGLTAVALLVTMVLRRLRGWFAAAAVVGTLAVALAFRVAYLGLGGL from the coding sequence ATGAGCGAGACCGGTGTCCGGCGCGGCGTTCCCGCCACCGCCCGCAGCGTCGCCGTCCGCGGCGTCGTCGTCGCACTCGCGAGCGCCCTGATCGGGGCCGCGACGTTCTTCGCCCAGGGGCTGCTGCCCGCCGCGGTCGTGTCGTTCGCCAACTCGGCGAGCGGCTGGACGCTCGTCACCGTCGTCCTGCTGCTCCTGGCCCGGCTGCGGCCGGGTGTGTCGGCGCTGCTGGGCGGTGTCAGTTTCGTGTTGCTGACCTGCGGTTACGCGGCCGCGGCCGGCCTGACGGGGCTCTACTACAACCCGCTGCTCTTCGGCGTCGTCGGGGTGGTGGCCGGGCCGTTCGTGGGTCTGGCCACCGCCTGGCTCCGCTCCACCGCGCCGGGGCGCGTCGCGCCGGCGACCGCGCTGCTCGCCGGGATCGGGCTGGGGGAGGCGGTGTACGGCCTCACGGTCGTCGCGGAGACGACCAGCCCGGTGTACTGGATCCTGATCGGCCTCACGGCGGTGGCGCTGCTCGTCACGATGGTGCTCCGTCGGCTGCGCGGGTGGTTCGCCGCCGCGGCCGTCGTCGGGACGCTCGCGGTCGCGCTGGCGTTCCGGGTCGCCTACCTGGGACTCGGGGGGCTCTGA
- a CDS encoding LysR family transcriptional regulator: MDIEALRTFVAVAGTGQFQAAADELGISQQAASKRIAALERHVGATLLVRTSRGSRLSVDGQIFLPHAKKVMATIEQAEHAVRPGHRPLRVDVLNRRISPAQAVYRFYRSHPETDLDAVTLGTRNAAQAAQAVLEGTVDATFRALPADQIPTGISAERLLDEPLELLVGPGHPLADMPRVSPADLHGHRIWIPGIRPGTEWAAFYRSLSEAFGLSIDALGPDFGDEALMDTLADSAELATLVGSGDRYLWPRTHDLRRIPLHDPTPVYPHVLLFRSGDRHPVLTALRDHLRASGPRTPPDVWTPAWSGR, from the coding sequence GTGGACATCGAGGCGCTGCGGACGTTCGTGGCGGTCGCCGGGACCGGTCAGTTCCAGGCTGCCGCCGACGAGCTGGGGATCAGCCAGCAGGCGGCTTCCAAACGGATCGCGGCCCTGGAGCGACACGTCGGCGCCACGCTCCTGGTACGAACATCCCGAGGCTCCCGGCTGAGCGTGGACGGGCAGATCTTCCTGCCGCACGCCAAGAAGGTCATGGCCACGATCGAACAGGCCGAGCACGCTGTCCGCCCCGGACACCGACCGCTACGCGTCGACGTGCTCAATCGGCGCATCTCACCGGCTCAGGCCGTCTACCGGTTCTACCGCTCGCATCCCGAGACGGATCTCGACGCCGTCACACTGGGCACCCGGAACGCCGCCCAGGCCGCGCAGGCCGTGCTGGAAGGGACCGTCGACGCGACCTTCCGTGCCCTGCCCGCAGATCAGATCCCGACCGGGATCAGCGCCGAACGACTTCTGGACGAGCCCCTGGAACTCCTGGTCGGGCCGGGTCACCCGCTCGCCGACATGCCCCGGGTCAGCCCTGCTGACCTGCACGGTCACCGCATCTGGATCCCCGGGATCAGGCCGGGCACCGAATGGGCGGCGTTCTACCGTTCGCTGTCCGAGGCCTTCGGCCTGAGCATCGACGCGCTCGGGCCCGACTTCGGTGACGAGGCCCTCATGGACACACTGGCCGACTCGGCCGAGCTGGCCACCCTCGTCGGCAGCGGGGACCGGTATCTGTGGCCCCGGACCCACGACCTGAGACGCATCCCGTTGCACGATCCGACCCCCGTCTACCCGCATGTGCTGCTGTTCCGCAGCGGAGACCGGCATCCCGTGCTGACCGCGCTCCGCGACCATCTGCGTGCCTCGGGCCCCCGAACCCCGCCCGACGTGTGGACACCGGCCTGGTCGGGCCGCTGA
- a CDS encoding DapH/DapD/GlmU-related protein, translated as MSTRTEQVMPVRSPEFVRHLERVMEVTDATSRLNALPFGDDDARAELLSVVFGGPLPASVTIYPPFFTECGLHTTFGENVFVNQGCTFMDRGGIRIGDGVMIAPKVSLITGGHPLRPAQRREYLSLAPILIEDDVWIGTAAVITQGVTIGAGAVVAAGAVVTRDVPAGTVVAGVPARVIKTID; from the coding sequence ATGTCCACCCGCACAGAGCAGGTCATGCCCGTCCGATCGCCGGAATTCGTGCGTCACCTGGAACGGGTCATGGAGGTGACCGATGCGACGTCTCGGCTGAACGCACTTCCGTTCGGTGACGACGACGCTCGCGCAGAACTACTGTCCGTTGTGTTCGGTGGTCCGCTGCCGGCGTCGGTGACGATCTATCCGCCGTTCTTCACCGAGTGCGGGCTTCATACGACGTTCGGCGAGAACGTCTTCGTCAACCAGGGGTGCACCTTCATGGACAGGGGCGGCATCCGGATCGGTGACGGCGTCATGATCGCCCCGAAGGTCAGCCTCATCACCGGAGGCCATCCGCTGCGCCCGGCGCAGCGCCGCGAGTACCTGTCGTTGGCCCCGATTCTCATCGAGGACGACGTCTGGATCGGGACGGCTGCCGTGATCACGCAGGGGGTGACCATCGGGGCCGGTGCGGTGGTGGCTGCCGGTGCGGTGGTCACCCGTGATGTTCCGGCCGGCACCGTGGTCGCGGGAGTGCCCGCCCGAGTGATCAAGACGATCGACTGA